The following DNA comes from Terriglobales bacterium.
GGCGGCGGCCACCGGCGTCCACGGCGCCAACCGCCTGGCCTCGAACTCTCTGCTGGAAGGATTGGTGTACGGCGCCCGCGCCGGTGCCGCGATGCGCGAGTCGCTAGGCGCTCGCCGCCGGCCCGCCGCAGCTAAGGCCAAGAAGAGCGCGGCCAAGAAGTCTCCGGCCTTCGAGGACGGCCAGCAGGTGGAAGACGCTGCCCGCTCCCTGACCCACGGGATTCAGGACTTGATGTGGAAGAACGTCGGCATCGTGCGCGAAGGCAAGACGCTCCGCCGCGCCCTCACCCAACTGGACGAGTGGAGCGAGAAGCTGCCGGCGCCCAAGAGCCGCGTCGCCTGCGAAGCTCGCAACCTCTATACCGTGGCCCGGCTCATCGCCCGCTCCGCCCTGGCCCGCGAGGAGAGCCGCGGCGCCCACTACCGCCTGGACTTCCCCGAGCACAACGATGCGAAGTTCCTGAAGCACTCCATCCTCAAGGGAAATTCCATTCGCTTCGAGTGAGCGCGCCCGCCTAGCGCGTCTCGTCGCCAGGCTCCGTCGCCTTCGGCTGCCTTGGGAACAGGAGCGAAGCCACCACCGAAAGCCCCAGCACCACCGCGATCACCGCCAGGGCTGCTCCCACGGGAATCGGAAAGTAGTGGGAGAGGAGCATCTTGGCGCCTACGAACATGAGGACGGTAGCCAGTCCGTAGTGCAGGTAGTGGAATATCTCCATCATCCCCGCCAGCGCGAAATACATGGAGCGCAGCCCCAGGATGGCGAAGACGTTCGAGGTATAGACGATGAACGGGTCGCGGGTGATGGCCAGGACGGCGGGGATGGAGTCGGTGGCGAAGGCGACGTCCGTGGTCTCCACCACCAGCAGGACCACCGCCAGCGGCGTGAAGTAGCGCAGGCCGTCGCGCATCACGGAGAAATTCCCTTCCACGTAATCCGGGGTCACCCGCACCCGCCGGCGGAAGAGCTTGAGCACGGGGTTGTGCTCGGGATGGATCTCCATCTCCTCGGAGCGGAAGAGCTTGGCCCCGGCGTAGATCAGGAAGATGCCGAAGAGGTAGATGATCCACTCGAACCTGCGGATCAGCGTCACCCCTGCCGCGATGAAGACGATGCGCATCCCCAGCGCTCCCAAGATCCCCCAGAACAGCACCTTGTGCTGGTATTGGGCCGGCACTTTGAAGTAGCGGAAGATCAGGAGGAAGACGAAGAGGTTGTCCACGCTCAGCGACTCTTCGATCACGTAGCCGGTGACGAACTCCAGCGTCCTCCCCGGCCCGTGCCAGAGATAGACCAGCACCGCGAAGCCGGCGGCCAGGGCGATCCAGAAAGCGGTCCAGCCCAGGGCCTCGCGAAACTTGATGACGTGGGCGTGGCGGTGGAAGACGAACAGGTCCAGCACCAGCATCAGCAGGACGAAGGCGTTGAAGGCGACCCAAAAGAACCAGGGATGGTGGAGGAGGTCCACGGCTTTCGATTCTATCGGATGCTATGCCGTCAGGAGCTGAGCGATTCCCATCCGCGCCGGTTCAGGTCCCAGAAGAGAAAGAAGGTGCACAGGGCCGCGATTGCCAGCAGCCCCAGCCCCAGCCACACCGGCCCCAGGATGAGCCGGCCGATGCCGAAGAGTGCGCAGTAGACAAGGGCGCAGCCGGCCACCCAATCGGCCGCCGACCATCCCAGGCTCTGCTTCGAGGCCTCGTCCTCCGGCTTGAGGATGGGCTTCCATCCCAGCGCCGCCGGCCGCACGCGCAGGAAGAACTCCCGCAGCTTTTCCTTGGGCTCGGGCGGCGTGAGGAAGGTTACAGTGATCCAGGTGACGGTAGTGAACCCGGTGGTCAGCGTCATCAGCCAAGCGAAGCCGTGCGGATTGCTGGCCTCGAGTGCGCCGGCCGGCAGCAGCGGGTCGAATCCCCGCAGCAGCTCGACCACGCCGCCGGCCCAGGAAGATTGCAGGAACAGCGACGACACCGCCGCCGCCGACATGGCCGACACCTCCGACCAGGCGTTGATGCGCCACCAGAACCAGCGCAGGATGAACACCAGTCCCGCCCCCGCGCCGATGGCGAGCAGGAACTTCCACGCGCCCTCGATGCTCTGCATGTAGTAAGTGGCGACCCCGGCGATCACCGTCACCAGCACCGACGCCCAGCGCGAGGCGCGCACGTAGTGCTTCTCGTCGCGGTCCCGGTTGAGGAATCGCCGGTAGAAATCGTTGATCAGGTACGAAGCCCCCAGGTTGATGTGCGTCCCGATGGTGGACATATACGCCGCGGCGAATCCCGCCAGCATCAGCCCGCGCAGGCTGGCCGGCAGGTGCGTGATCATCACCTGGATGTACCCCACCTCGGGGT
Coding sequences within:
- a CDS encoding sodium:proline symporter; protein product: EKHSLGATLWFNVAHYALRPWPWILTALVAVVLYPKQSDPEVGYIQVMITHLPASLRGLMLAGFAAAYMSTIGTHINLGASYLINDFYRRFLNRDRDEKHYVRASRWASVLVTVIAGVATYYMQSIEGAWKFLLAIGAGAGLVFILRWFWWRINAWSEVSAMSAAAVSSLFLQSSWAGGVVELLRGFDPLLPAGALEASNPHGFAWLMTLTTGFTTVTWITVTFLTPPEPKEKLREFFLRVRPAALGWKPILKPEDEASKQSLGWSAADWVAGCALVYCALFGIGRLILGPVWLGLGLLAIAALCTFFLFWDLNRRGWESLSS
- a CDS encoding TerC family protein; the encoded protein is MDLLHHPWFFWVAFNAFVLLMLVLDLFVFHRHAHVIKFREALGWTAFWIALAAGFAVLVYLWHGPGRTLEFVTGYVIEESLSVDNLFVFLLIFRYFKVPAQYQHKVLFWGILGALGMRIVFIAAGVTLIRRFEWIIYLFGIFLIYAGAKLFRSEEMEIHPEHNPVLKLFRRRVRVTPDYVEGNFSVMRDGLRYFTPLAVVLLVVETTDVAFATDSIPAVLAITRDPFIVYTSNVFAILGLRSMYFALAGMMEIFHYLHYGLATVLMFVGAKMLLSHYFPIPVGAALAVIAVVLGLSVVASLLFPRQPKATEPGDETR